The nucleotide window tatatgataTTGATACAATCAAAAATTTTGGGGAAAAGTTACTTTTCGCGTTTTTTGTAcgtatattttgtacataacACCCAAAACCACTTTAtatgcgccgttggcaggtacTACGTCAAAATGCGCATTTTGAAGGGGCTTAAGAGCACTAGTTCCAGCTCGCTAACAATCATAGTTTTGGAGAAATCGTTGTTGTCACAACTCCCCTCTGTCACCCTCCTTAGTCTCCCCTACATaacacaaataattattaagtttttaataattatataaccaCTTAACTGAAAGTTCATACCACTTATGGCAAGGACTTAACGTCCATTTATATTATCATAACTTATGTGAGACGTAATAACGGAGGAAAAATTTTTGTTTAGGTCTTTCTTTTCGCTGTTGATTCaaagagaaaaaatataatcatacaTTATTAATTTCTGATGTCTTCTTATAACTTCTTGGATCCTCGGTCCGTCTTCATCCGCGCGAATTTCGTCTGCAATGCTATCCTCTTCAAAATAATCAATAGCATCAACATCTTCATTGTTAGAACAAGATAGCGTTGCGCCAATATGGTCTTTATAGCTTGTATTCTCAGTGTGCTCTAAGATTGGCTTTGCGTGGAGCATTTCTTCGCGAAGCAACTCAAACTCAGTGGCGAGGTGTGAGCATAAAGTGATCATTAAAAACTCGACGCCGAGATACATGTATATTAAATGAAGCACTGTgaacaataaaatacataaatggcAAGGCaattatttttgatttgatatttCAGCCAAACaggacttatttttatttacgtttcCTACGTgaataatgaaacaaaaaataatgtataatgaATAATGAAACATAACTGGTATGTTTCTGAAACAGcaagtgaaataaaataaattcaacattaaaatttgatatggaACTGCAAATTTTATCTCACTTGAATTCTGAAAGATATTAAAGTTTTATAGTGTTCACCGTCAGATTACCTGACCGgaatttgtaattattatgcAATGCATGAATCATAATTCATAACCGATGATTTTTAGACAGGAGTAAAGTAGGACAGGTCAAAATTGTACTAAAGATAGTTCTAAAATACTCACTACTGTACGATTCCCAAAAGTACGTCCCTAAATAGACCATCCAATTCCTTTTTGCGTCATACGGTAGGCTGCATATAAAAGGGAACAACAGTTTGTCCTGTCCCAGCACAAAATTACGGAATAGAGTCTCAAATAATGGCACCAGAATGTACTGCCATGTGCCCACGATGTTCATCCAGTAGAACACTGAAATTTTACATTTTCCATACGTTTTGCTCAAAAGAACTATATATTATAACGTACAAAAAGCAGTTttcaaagtaaagtaaagtatatGGTTGGTAGAAAAGGAAATACATGTAAAATTTAATTCTTCACGTACTGTTGGAGGATATAATCGTGCAACATTTCATACATCTAAATTACCTTCCTGTAAGTAATTTCCACAATAGTCACGAACTGTAACCAGCAGTAAAATGAACATGAAAGTAAAGAAACCAATATCAATATGCCTAAACCTTTGAATGTTTTACCTGCATTACAAAGATTCATCCTCTTTAGCATAACCCCTTTCTTCATAAGTTGGGTTTTCGTCAGGCCAGTGGTCCTCCACATGGACCCAAGCTCATCGATTACTATTCTGGCCTTTGACAACTTCGAAACAATCACTGTTCCCTTCATTGCACCTGAAACCAGAAGTCCTTATTGTGTTGTTTGCTTTTTTGGATATATTTCCTTAGAATAGTTAAAcatgtattttgaaaagtaATGAATTATCGAACACATTCCTTgcctttaaatattttcaaattaacatttttatttgagaAAGCTTTAAATAAAGATATTCCCGTACTACTTTTGGCTACAAGGCTAAGAATTCTTAGCAAATTGGAGAAAAATCATTGATCATTTTCTGTTCCGGAATTTTACTGATTTCAATAACCATGAAAATAATTGCTTGTTCTTTAAATGTTCGTAGAACGgtgtttaattaatttcaaactGCATAGGTAAACTTTATGTACATAAATGCTTTTAATAAAAACGatcaataaaaaagaaatagCAGATGATATTGTATTTAGGTCCAAGTAAGTTTGGTGTATGGTTATGCAGAGAAAGCAGACATGTTCGGTTATAATAGAATTAACATTAAGTACTTACTGACCGGTGGGACAGATCCCTTAGTGTAGTAATGGGCTGCCTAAgatccaaaattatgatttcgatAATCCGAGCCACCAGAATGTGAATTCGTGTGACACGGCACAGATTCAAATCTATCCAACATTTCTTCGGTTTCAATGACGGTGCTGCCCTACCCGACCCGTCTACCTCTACCCTGCACTATTTAATTAGCGTCGTGTTCTTGTTGTTGGTCATttctgttttttataattttacatttttgataatGACAATTGCAATAACTATGAAGCAATAAAGTGTCCCGTTTATAATTTGAAACGTACctaattttcttaaatttataactttaatCATGAAAACACCCTTTTCAAAAACCTACCCACAGACAGGTGCCAAAATTGTGGCTACGATACTGTACAGTATGTATACAAGGGAGTTATTTATCCCTCAGCTTAGAATATTtccaatataattaattaagcaATCAAAAGTGGAACCTATTACACTATCCTAGTATTTTCCATTAATGATCTTGTTAATTTCTCCGCTCTACTTCAATTTAGTATTTACTTATTACCAATTGCTTTCTATGCTTCTAACTGATGTGAACCCAGAACAACACAGCATAGCCGTACCGTAGCCTATTGAAACAGGACATGGAAGTATATTTGAGTATCAATGCAATCTTATTATGTAATtgtctttcataaaataaataatctaatctaatctattttcaaaatacatcgCAGAATTAGCTgttgttataatatgtatggTCTTTCTATAGACAATGTtagagaaaaataaatacatttgagAAGATATCAAATGCGAAGTAAATGATACTTAGGCCCAAGTCGTTCTAACCCGCGGCGGGCAGATGGCGGGCAAGAATGACCGCTCCCGAACATCTACGAACACACCATACAGACGCCGCGAGCGACGGGCCGCTGCGCTGCCCGCCGCGGGCCGCGGGTGAGAACGACCGAGGCCTTACAATACAACTTTTTATTATCGTTACTAACGTTTGaactaaaatagtacattttacaactagtgtgaaaagacatttcacacgtgttgtaaacgacgttttttaatacaattgcgaaaaaataataaattaatatatcattaatagaatcataccaccaaaccaaaccaaaaccaaaagtacctatacagctaagatacgcgagctgccgcagcccgcgataccttcatactcgtgcgcgccccggccgcggccgccgcgggcccggcgcgggatggtcaacgacacctcctcataactcatgaggccctggtacctgctccgcgctaaattcaattttaactgcgtttcgaaagtacagtttggaactaaaaagtaaaaagcactagttcgagaaattgagcttctcgcacgctacgcagccacaaaaagtaccactttttgagcaactgtattaaaaatataattattttaattcccGTACGGTGCCAAACAAGTAGGTATCTAATTTATGATCTGCTTATTATTATGAGGATACGATTAGGCAAATCTTATGATTTGACAAGCAAATTTTATAAGAtgtaatcaaaaaaataaatgagcacatttttatttttatttacatgttaatttaatgtactacttttttaaataacggTGTAACAAACACCCACCCGATCTCGGATTATAAAAATTTAAGGCCCTCGTCGGCGTTGATGTAATATTGCTTTactgttattttgttattatacttGTTATTGGGCAGGCTTGTTTGTCGCCACTTTCtaagtaaacaaaataattaagctTCACCGAAGATTGATTCATGAATACGAAGTACAGTCGGACCTTGATATATACTTGCCGCAATTAATGCCGCATTAATGTAATTTCTTTCACGCGAGATAGCATtatgatctcagtcgccagttggtattgcggcaagtatatatttgatgttttaaacatacctacttaccaGATTAAAGTCAGAAGGTTTTGAGAGTAATACCGCCCGCCCCTAAGcgtaatgaaataataaaatttgcgtTTCGCAAAAGAAAATCCTAAAGTACAAGCgcaagtaaaaatttttttaaagaaatcttgAATTTTTTGAACTACTCAATGacgcgtaggtaggtaggacagGAATGACATACATGGAATAGTCTTGCAAGATGTTGGGACACTCATAACAAAAAGTTAACctttaaaaaatagaaaaatgccAAAAAAAGGGTCGCATTAAGTGCTTGGGGGTATTATTgaccagtattgtaactatttggcttgGCAGCGGTTTCAAACATATCaattgctagcgcatataaaaaggttttttttaaattcggaTTATCTTTTTTAAGGTCCATTTTtcgatatataattttatttatttaaataaccaCTACTGAAGCTATTTCACCCTGAACTGTCATTTTAAACCAAATCTAAAGTTTATTTCTCCCCATTGTCATATTCAGTACCAGCGCTTTCCATCTTAATTTCATCCTTAACATGGACAACAGCACTTAGAAATTAGAGACCTCTCTGTCCTGGACAGCTACCTTTATTACCTACCGATGTATCTTGATCTCCAAGATCTACTATTTCAAAGGTAAATATGGGTCATGGTATACTGGCCTGTTCCAAGTTCCTTTGTATTCCGTCGGATATGTCTCAAAGGATATTACTTGGACACCTGAGTGCGAAGTAGATTAATTCGGTAAGGGATTGGTCCGAATACCAATCACTTGCAGTGGTCATAAACAGGTTAGTGAGAATTTAAATTTGGGTTGGAAATGGAGATTCTGGCAGAATTTAGTCTTAAAATTAAAGCTCCTCTACTAATCAACACATTTAAGACAAAAGTGAACGACCGCGTGAAaacgcctttccatacaaaagtacTCCCCATTTTCATCTCTAGTGGATTAATTAACATTggaaaaaatagttttacacAATTACATGTCAATTTAGTACTTCGTTTAGTTTTTCTTggttttttaaaattgttattagAATTAGGAGCATTTCAAAAGTTGtatgtaatttgtttttgaacttgaactttcaaaataatcaaagAACCTAAATAAAGTCAAACGAACAAATGTTTAGTATTCATCATATTTAGTATTCAGTATTAGTCTTTATTTGCAAATATCGACATAAGCCATGCAAAAACAGTAATAACATGTTACATTAACACTAATCATGCacataattaacaataaaatcatattgtgtaaaaatattctcTATAATGTCAAAAACCACAGAGATGacgggactacgtttgtatggagaagtggtCGTTCACTATCTTCCTAATTGATTGGAAATTTTTGAGCGACATATCGAGGCGTTTAGATTTAGATGGGTATGTATtttagtataggtatattatttagtatatttatatataggtatgttgagatggtttggacacgtggaaagaatgagtgaaagaaggctaacaaagagagtatataagggagaggtagaaacgggagttggaaggggcagacctcggcggactttctctgatcagatcggggaaatcctgaagaaaggccaggtcaagagcaccctaaaccggcgagcgtgtatgaggaatgttatgaaagtgaaggaagcgaaagaggtatgtcaggatcgtagcaagtggaaatccgtggtctctgcctacccctccgggaaataggcgtgattatatgtatgtatgtatatattttagttaTCAGGTTGTTTCTGACTTATTAGATAATTTCTTTACACTTTGGTTTGAATAAACTTAATTAATGAAACCGTTAAACAAAATGTAATGTCTAATGTACGACCATCTTCAGTTATTTCTATACCCTATTTTATATACCCATtttcagttattttattttaaatatccacATTTTTAtgaaagttaatttaattttaattatagtgaTATCTGTAAGCAACtaataataacttaaattaaGGTACCTAAAATCAAACGGGACTTCTAATCTGTCTGCAAGAATATTCGTAACTTCACGAAGCTAAACGatattaaaaagttttacttgtaaaataactttaaattCAATTACATCTGTAGTATACTGTACTTACCTTGCGTGGCTACTATAAAAATAGGTAACAGGTTTGCTAACTCGTAAAACCCCAATTCTCCAGTGAAAACTTTCTTGAAACTTACTACcaatgataaataaaaagtaacgtAGAAAACAACCAACGCTAGAATTCGCAATTTCCCCCGAATTTTAGTTTCATTGTAAATCGAAATATTAGACTTTGCcaaaaaatcaaagcaaattgcGAAAGGCTTAGAAAACTCTGACGCGAAATCTTTTAAATGCTCCATTGTGATAAAAAGTTAAGTGTCTAGTAAAAGTAGATGTTATGACCGGGTGGGACTTAAGCCACCgcattttatactttaaaatgGAGGccacattaaaaatacattacttTCTGTTGAGCCATCATAATATGATAGAATCAGAGAGTGaagtataaaatttataaacaatGACCATTTCGCATTggcaaataaaatattcatggtttataaattattagcgACCCGccgcggcttcgcacgggtagtaaaGCGTAATATTTTATATGCCTATTTCTTCGAACCCCACTGCCGCGCAGTTGCGCTAGCGCGCGTGGCCGACAAAACCCCACTGCGACCCACGCTGTCCACACTACGGACGAATGCCTTACGACTTACGTTTCTATGGTGAGGGAGCGCGGAAGATGAGAATCGTGCGATTCGTGCGCCTTGTAGGCGGgcagtatgcttgtttgccaccgacgtggtaattaaaaatacataggctacggtgactgcttagaGACggtactacggaaccctaaaaaaagaaagtTTACGTGCACGTGGCCCTTTTCGTGTGTAGCGTGGGCCGCTTGCGCCGCAGTAGGGAATGTGGATACATGTAATGAAGCTGACCAATGGACCCACGTGGGTGACATGTGGTGTGACGTGTATAGCGTGTGCATGCGTAGCGTGCGCAGCAGTGGGGTTCTGGCTTAAAGCGTTGTAGGCCAGTGTGAGGGGGGTGGTGGTGCGCGGGCGGGGGTAATGTAATAAAcgtatttagttttataatgaTTAATACTGTCTGTAGCTTTGTAAATACGACATTGTATGTGATCCTTTTCTAGGTTAATAttgggtatagtaagttatccttaaaagatagacatataccatcgcggacttttttgtaaATCAATAAAAGAGAGATAAATCCCACCACATTGTGTTGTTATACCTCAAACGGATTAGGCAGCATTTTCGTTTAAAGCTCTTAATATTTGACGTGATTAAACATGaacaaacatcgtcatatttcaacaAATTCACATAAAACCTTAACGAATTATATACCTGAAGCCAACCTGAAACTTCCCCATGAATCACTCTATCGATAGGTAAAAACCGCGTTAGAATCGctttagtagtttttgagtttatcgcgaacatacaaagACACAAACAGGTGTAGTGATAAATTATACCGTTCAGCATGATGTAGTATACGATTTTGCCAACTTAACACTCATTAACAAAGAAAATGGGTCCCTTTttagtaaaatatcaaataaaaaaatccgtttaaaataaataaaaaatagttaattacggtacaagtgcggaaaaaaggaaattcgaaacgagtggcgataaattaaaacacgcagggagtgttttaaatcgacacgagttgcgaattacctattggCACGTGTGTCGTACATCGTAAACGTTTTagagtacatatggccctttaaactttcgacatattcACGAAAATTGCTCTTTacgcgagaaagtagcaccatatgtactgtaatagctatttatgcaacaagtgcggaaatcatctttacgcacgtgtatcatacaatgttttactatgtattgtgcaaatgaataaaaaaacatatcatggcaaataagtttgaatattaaaaaattgaaaacaaaaagcactagtgcggaaaagtgctcttttccgcactagtgcgagaaagtagcaccatatgtactgtaaaaaaaattgaaaacaaaaagcactagtgcggaaaagtagtactttccgcatgatatggctccgtaggaaacgcacttttcgaggacatgcattgtaaaaaactttttaagcTATCTAACGCCTTCATTTCGCAATGcaaataaaacgtttttatatgtattattcaTAAAGACGTgagtatttttaaaagaataactTCGGAACCCTGAAACAGAAACAAGTTTTACAtgcattatataattttttgcaACAAAATAACAACACACGGCATGCTATAATTTTGCTCCAACTGCGTCACAGTTACTTTTATGAAGTAGATAAATTATATGATATCAACCCTCTCctttacattatattataatgtaaatattcataaaataaataaaaaatgagtcacaccatcggtgctgctggttcagctgcggagtatgcggctaaacagaagcatacgaagtactctgccttggaaccaatgtatgattttataccagttgcggtggagactgcagggccttggggtgcggaggctaaggagtttgtgtgggaattgggtcggcgactgagagataggggttgcgatcctcgctccggatcgtacctggtccaacagatctccttggcaattcaacggggcaacgctgccagtgtcatggggacgtttgggccggctacggtccggggtggcaccatagcctaaatagtttaatttagtggttaagctagacaaagcctgttgcggattacattatttgtaagtcgatgacgaagcctgttgctgatttgcttttgtgtctacttgacgaagcctgcgttgccgatcacgatctatgcatggatgttatttactgttttatttgttgtgattaaaatgattataacactaataaaaaataaattaaagatgaCATTGACGATAATGAATATATCGCGCGTCAATACGCAGTACGCGTACGCGTAGTAgtgctggggcccatttctcgaacgatattagactaatattattagtccacaacctgtcaaattgtatgggtagccatgacaacacactaataatattagactaatggACCCCTTGTAGTCAGTACTAGCAGGCCCATTCGAACGTACAATGACATCACAATTACATTTGAATgatgatatattatttaattatcgtGCATCTTGCTCCCGCCAATACATGTAGGTACGGACAAGTCGATATTTGAATGGCATTTTTTTgttgtcattctgatatcagtgtacgttcgaattaacCCGTAAAACCAGTAcaattaataattgttaataTGACTCATAAGACTTAAGCCTAAAGACACATAACTGTGATCGTTCAGTACGCCTTTATTCAAGGAATCCATTTTGGTGGGTATTCGGGTGAGGAGACCAGGTTCGTCGAAAGAAAAGCTTCTCAAACGTATAGTCGAATTCAGTATTAAATAACACAGTAGAATTAATATAGCGTAGCACGTGAAGCGCGAGCGTAACATGGCGACGTCCAAATCACAACTGTCGGCTTAATCAACATGACCGCCACCCCAGCGCTCGGTGTTACGTCACTTACAGTTCTAAGTAACGTTTAGTTCAGAAATCGAACAGGCGACACTAGCGCCATCAAGCCAATTCTCTTGATGCGCCGTCAAGCCTATTCTAAATTTGACCAAATTTGATGTTTGTAAACAAGCCTCTTTTTCCATTTACCATGAACCAGTTGAACCACCTATAGTAACCATATAGGTTGTTATGCTTTTAGGCCGGAGGCCTATTCAAGCCTACGtattgacatcaaaatgatatctctcctacttgtccgtacatgtattggcgcgagcgagatgcacggGCGACTGACATTTAGATTTCATTTTGATGTCACTGTGTAAGTTTCAATTGGCCTCCAGGTCCAGTCACATGTCACTCGTGCCCTAATTACAACACACGTGTCACGTTTGATGTCACACAGTGGACACTGTCGTTTGCAATGCGCAGTGCCGATTCTATAGCTTGTTGCTCGATAACTCTCGTCTAGGTACACTCATTTGAAAGAATTTATTTCTAGATTTCATGTAACTTTGTCATGTATATTTTAACCTTACAATACAATTTATGCTTTAAACGAACGTTCTTTCTAACGAGTCAAAagaatttttgtttaattagtcTTCTGACGTGAAATGTTTGAGATCAGCCCGAGAATCTTCTCCGGCTGGTCTCGGGTGGAGACATTGCTAGTTATCTAACTAGCAATGTCTGAAAAGTTCTCAAGTTGAAGTTGAACTACTTGAAGTGGTGTGTTGAAGTTGTTATGGTGGctagtctgctcgtttgctattgACTACACATACAAGAAAAGTTGCGTGAATGTTCATAATTTTGCAAAGGTACTACTGCCctttaacattttttgatatagcTGTTTAGAGACAATATTTTTCACTCCGAAAGGAAGGAGGAAGTTTTTCTACGAGTATATGTAATGCaatttttaacacgcttttattaggtcgacctgtatgtaactatgtaatggaatctaaggtaactaatgtAACcgtcttcccggtttccgatgaagctgaaaattttcatacgcatgtaagtcgggtgacaatgcaatattatggtaccatcgagctgatctgatgatgaagacaggattggaactctgtgataaaacaacgcaacctaattgtgtttggagtttttagaactgtctcgatgagtattacagttgcctgtggaaaaaaagtacagtcagcgataaaagcttgtaccaaaagtgaaatttttgccaaaaacttattatcaaGTTACTTTTTGGTTGATCAAATCTTTCGTATCTATTAAAAAGGGGCGTTTCAGCAAACATATGATAATCTGAGGCTtgtcattattaaaaaataaaattgaaagagATTTGTTGGTGGGTCATGGATTATTATCTCaattacttttttaaaccaTCGCTGATATTTTCAATTAGCTGGATGTAAGCTCgcttttgttataaaaaatgtTGTCGTTAAAAAtcgattaaatttaatatttcttcCTCAGTTGCCTTACAAATATTTCCCTATTAATGTATTAAATTTACTTTAACCCTCTTCAAGGGCAATgttatgataatattattacttattctgtggcaatgCTGTACCAAACTTCAACACGCGGTTACACACAAGGCATCTGCGTAAGGAATTTCGTACCTAATTAGGTAAGTTTAGAAGAATTTTGTACACTTCAGCTATTGCTCCATTTCCGTGCACATTTAGCCAGGAATTCGAGCCTACGGCTAGATGTGTATGTGTATATTATTGGTTTAGTAGCTTCTGATACTAAATATCATACGCAGTTTTATCAAAGGCAGTTTCAGTTTAATTTATGTATTCGAAATAAAGTAACATGGGCATTGCATGGTATGTAAATGTAAGTAGATAACAAAGTAAATTATAGTACATTGTACAATGAGGGGGGTACGTAAACTTTTGCAAACGAGGG belongs to Cydia strobilella chromosome 15, ilCydStro3.1, whole genome shotgun sequence and includes:
- the LOC134747747 gene encoding odorant receptor 13a-like isoform X2 — protein: MEHLKDFASEFSKPFAICFDFLAKSNISIYNETKIRGKLRILALVVFYVTFYLSLVVSFKKVFTGELGFYELANLLPIFIVATQGAMKGTVIVSKLSKARIVIDELGSMWRTTGLTKTQLMKKGVMLKRMNLCNAVFYWMNIVGTWQYILVPLFETLFRNFVLGQDKLLFPFICSLPYDAKRNWMVYLGTYFWESYSMLHLIYMYLGVEFLMITLCSHLATEFELLREEMLHAKPILEHTENTSYKDHIGATLSCSNNEDVDAIDYFEEDSIADEIRADEDGPRIQEVIRRHQKLIMLSELLDDIFNRMIFFNLLFATITICFFGFVAKSAGVADSAYHNLWYEGDVRYQKIIIFIILRSQQPCCLTSMRYAQVTLNTFTTVLSTTWSYFSLAISVYET
- the LOC134747747 gene encoding odorant receptor 67c-like isoform X1; amino-acid sequence: MEHLKDFASEFSKPFAICFDFLAKSNISIYNETKIRGKLRILALVVFYVTFYLSLVVSFKKVFTGELGFYELANLLPIFIVATQGAMKGTVIVSKLSKARIVIDELGSMWRTTGLTKTQLMKKGVMLKRMNLCNAVFYWMNIVGTWQYILVPLFETLFRNFVLGQDKLLFPFICSLPYDAKRNWMVYLGTYFWESYSMLHLIYMYLGVEFLMITLCSHLATEFELLREEMLHAKPILEHTENTSYKDHIGATLSCSNNEDVDAIDYFEEDSIADEIRADEDGPRIQEVIRRHQKLIMLSELLDDIFNRMIFFNLLFATITICFFGFVAKIARDPPEMANNFVGVVASMIPIFNLCYYADLLSRASAGVADSAYHNLWYEGDVRYQKIIIFIILRSQQPCCLTSMRYAQVTLNTFTTVLSTTWSYFSLAISVYET